Part of the Nitrosopumilus sp. genome, GGAGTTTGTGCCTGAGATAGTACCGTTGACAGGAATGGTTGTTTCTGTGGAGTTTGTGCCTGAGATAGTACCGTTGACAGGAATGGTTGTTTCTGTGGAGTTTACAAGAATAATTTCAGTTGAATTCTGGTTTGTAGTAATTTGGTTATCAGTTGAATTGTTGATCGGTACTAGGCTTGATGTGACATTGTTACCAACTAATGTGTTGATCGATGTTTGATTAGATGAAACCTCAGTAGACTCGGTATCTTCAGCTGGTGTAGAAGAAGATGAGGTTGAGCCTACTGAGGCATCAGTGCTATCAGATGTTGAATCCTCAACAGTTTCTGTATCTTCAGCTGGTGTAGAAGAAGATGAGGTGTTGTCTGTTGAGGCAGTTGGTTGAGTAGAAGATGAAACCTCAGTAGACTCGGTATCTTCAGCTGGTGTAGAAGAAGATGAGGTTGAGCCTACTGAGGCATCAGTGCTATCAGATGTTGAATCCTCAACAGTTTCTGTATCTTCAGCTGGTGTAGAAGAAGATGAGGTGTTGTCTGTTGAGGCAGTTGTATTATCAGAAATGTTTTGATCTAAATCACCAGTATCAGCATAAGCTTCAGGCCAATAACTTGATGAAATAGAATATGGAGTTACAATAACAGTTGATAAAATAATGAAAACACAAACAAAAGATAGTAATGGACGGATTTTTTCGAATTTAAATTTAACATCTTCAGCAAAAATAAATAAAAAGAAAACAAGTGGAGTAAAAATAATTATGATAAAAGAATTATCAGAGACAAAAGATAGATCAAAAATAGGAAAAGAATCAAGAGTGTTTGTAAATGATTTATCAAAAACATTTAGAGAATTAATAACATAGTCAAAATCAATTTGATTTATTGAAACAAAATTAAATGGATCAGAAAAGAATGATGTTTCTAAAATATTTGTTGGGATTGAGATCAAAACATCAGAAGAATATTGATCATGAGAGTCATCAAGATATAATGTTTCAATCTTTGAATTCTTTTTTCTATCGTCACGAGTTTTATCAGTTTGTGTGATTCTTTCAATTATTACTTGTGGTTGTGAAATAAATGTAATATGCAAAACAGATTCTTCAAGGGCTGAAGAAATTAAATTCAAATCTTCTGAAAGACTGATGTTTGTCTTTGAATGTCCTGATTCTGAAACAGTATTAGAGTTAACTTCAGAATTTTTTTTCTGTGGTGGATTTGATTTTATTCCAATTGATTCTTCTAATGAAATTGAAATTGTTCTAGATTCTTTTGGTGTAGATGAAACAATTTCTGATTGTTCATATGGAGAATCAACCGATGGTGATTCAGCAAATCCAAAGGGAATGCCAGATGTCAATAAAAATAGAATTGCGATTAGAGAGAAAGCAGATTTCAATTAAGAGTTCCCTCCACACAAAAATTTGCAAAAATTTCTTGGTGTAGAATTTGATTTGCAAGAATTTGGTGTAGAGAATTCTCTAGAGGATCGAAAAATCCAATAATGCTATCCATAGGATAGTCTAAGGTAAACACCTCATCTTCTTCTACACCAACAAAAAATCATTCACAAAAACCGATAAAGAAGGTGGAAATCTGCGTAAAAGATCTATTCCATGATGGAAATTAAGAAAATAGATTGATCCAATTTGGATCACGATTTTTGGGATATTTTTCATGAAAAATATTGAAAAAATGTAAATCAAATTTTAAGAAATGATAAGTTATGAATTAATAAAATAATCACATAAAAATTGTAAATCTAAAAATTTCTAATAATTACAAAGGAATTGGAATTGCATCGCCGTATTCAACTTTGATGATTTGGCTTTTACCAGCTGGTAATGTACGTACATAATCATCTATTGGAATATTTTTTGCAATTGGTTCTTCTAACTTTGAAAATTCAATTCTAATTTTTTTAGCTGTTTCAACCATTTCTGATCCGTGTGGTTCAATTATTGCATACAAGATAGAATATTTTTTAATGGGTTCTGGTGGACCGCATGCTAAAATATAATCATCATCTTGCTTGATGATACCAACTGCAAGTCTAAGAGTTTCAGATTTGATAAAATTTCTTTGTCCTTCAATAGTAAATGATCCTTTAGGTAAAAATTCTCCACTAGGTGCAGATTTTTTTATTTGATCTGGATGAACCCAATAAGCACTTACACCATACATTCCTTCTCTCCAAGCTCTACTAAAACAAACTGTTGCATGTGCAATTTCATTCATACTTGAATCAGGTGCATGATCAGCATCTTTTAAAATAAAAAATGGTGAACCAAAAATGTCACCATGAAATACTTTATCATTTTTTGCTAAATGTTTTCGGATTACAGCTGAATTTGATGCTGCATCTCTTCCACCAACAGTAAGGTACCCATCAGTTGTAAAGAACCATCTGTATCTTTCATACCAATTTTTTTTTCTAATTTCTGAAACTACAATCAAATCTTTTTCAGATTCTGTTTTATTCTCAAATTTTTCCAATTTTTTCTCTGTTTTTTCTTTAATAGATTGAATTGAAGGAATTGCTGCTGATTGTTTTTTTGCTTCATTGAATAATACTGATGCAATTGATTGGAGTGGAGATTTAGTGTTAATCTTTATTTTTTCATCTTGAACAATTATTAATGAAATTCCTTTTTCATTAACCAATTTTGCATTATTATTTGCTAGTATTTCTTGAGCTGTAGTATCCTCTATCGATAAAACTCCTTTTGATACCATTTCAAAAATGGAATTTGCAACATTTGTGATATTCTTAGATCTTTCTTTTACTGTTTCAATTGCTTTTTCTTGTTCAGAGATTTGTGTTTGTAGTTCCTTAATTTTTTTATCTGAACTACTTGTTTGGATTGATTTTCCTTTTGTTATGATATTTTCAGTAAATACAGTATCTAGTCCTTCAATGAAACTATTTACTGGTGTAATTTCTCCTTCTAGTTTTCCTAATTTGACAGGAAGAACTTCAGTTTTTTCATTTCTAATGATCACAGCATCATGATTTCCAGAAACCACATCTGAAACAATTTTCTTTACAGTTTCAAAAATTGTTTGAATTTCTTCATTAGTCAATAAATTTCCAATTTTTTTCCCATCAACTTTTGCAATTTCAAAAACTGCTTCAACATATTTTTTGGGTAAACCCAAAGTTCTTCCAAACCATTTTGCTGCAACTAAATCTGTAGTTTTTAATTCATCGAAGTCTGATTCTTTAATGTTAAAAATATCAAGACTGCCACTTGGTGGTTGTGTATATTCTAGACCGACTCTTAGTTTTCTATGTCTTACATCTATAGAATGTTGTAATGCAAGAATTTTCATGTCCTTGTTACAAAGTAAAATGTTGCCATCCCCAAAGAATTCCCCTACCAATACAAACTCTTTGCCAAATCCTTCAAACGTAAAATATGCTATTCTTTCAGCTCCGATTTGTTCAATTTTTTTTAATTTTAATCTCAAAAGATCATTTCGTAATCTTTTGAGCAATCTGTTTGGTTCCATTTGATCTATCTTTACTGCAGTTAACCAAACCCCAGAGATTGATATCATCATAAAGAGATCGCTTTTTTCAGTATGATGTAGTTTGAAGAGAATACTATCTTTTGTAATTCCATAAATATTGCTAATATAGTAACCCTGAACTTGTTCTGAAATTTTATCAACTAAATACCGTAATTCGATACCAGATAATGCCATAATCATCATGGTTTTTGTCTAAAATTATACTCTTGCTTTGATATTCACAAATACTGACCAAAGATATTAAACATGGTTTGCTTGAGACACGCTAGAAATTTACTTGGCAAAATTCAAAAAGAAAAAATCTCAACCGACAATTGATCCTAATGATTCAAAAAAAGAATCAGTAGAAGATATGCCTACGGATATTCCTGAAACAGAAAAATCTGAACCTATTCCAGAAACTCCTTCAAATGATCCACCAGTAAGTGCTGCTGAGAAAAGTGAAAAAGATAAGAAATTAAATAAGTTATTTTGGTTACGAGTTGCTTTAGCTATTATTGCAGGTACTTCAGCTACATTCATCTTTGATGATATTGAAGGCGAAGATAGAAGATGGGCATCTATTGGTTTTATGATAATAATCTTTTTTGCAACTATAATTGTTGCAAAAAGTATGAAAATGCAATTACCATCCTCAGATAGGAAAAAAATTGTTACACAAGCAATTGGCAGCTATGTTTTCTTATACCTATTTTCATGGATAGTAAGTTACACATTAGTAAATATTGGAAATGTTTCTAATGGAATTAACATTTAACTTGGAAAATTAAAAACGGTAGTAACAAATGTGGAAATTTAAAACACCTGGTATTCCTGATGAAGAATTTGAGAGGATAGAAAAAGTTCCCATTACAAAAGAAGAGATAAGAGTTGTTCAAATTAGTAAAGCTAGACTAAAACCAGGTCAAATTATTTATGATATAGGATGTGGAAGTGGTTCAATTTCTATTGAAGCTGCACTTCAAATAGAATCATCAGGTAAAGTATTGGCTATTGATTATGATGAAAATGCAATTGAGTTAACCAAAAAGAATATGAAAAAATTTGATGTTACAAATATTTCTCTAATCCATGGAAATGCTAAAGAAGCAATTTTGAAACTTGAAGAAGCAGATACTATTTTCATTGGGGGGACAGGCGGAGACACAAAGGAAATTGTTGAGCTTTCTGAGAACAAACTAAAATCTGGTGGAAGAATAGTGGTTGGAATAATATTGATTGAAACACTCTATTCAGTTTTACAAGCATTAAACAGATTACAATTTGAATCTGTAGATATCACTCAAGTTACCATTTCTAAGAGTAGAAAAACTAGTACAGGAACAATGATGCTTGCAAGAAATCCGGTTACAATCATTTCTGCTACTAAAATCTAATCTAGATTTTTAATTAGGGAGAAAATCATATTCTTCATGCCTGGATTGATTGGAATTGGAGTAGGTCCAGGGGATGTTGATCTACTTACTGTAAAAGCTGTAAAGGCAATTCAGAATGCAGATATCATTATGTGTCCTGCATCAAAAGAAGATAGACCAAGTATTGCACTTGCAGTTGTATCTCCCATTATTGATAAATCTAAAAATCAAGAGATTGTAAAACTAATTTTTCCAATGACTAAAGACAAGGATGTTCTTGAAGCAACATGGAAGAAAAATGCAAAAATAATGGCGGAAACAGTTCTCACTGGAAAAAATGTTGTATATCTTACAGTAGGTGATCCATTCTTGTATAGTACTTGGATATACATGCATAAAGATCTCACAGAGAATTATCCTGACATGGACATTTCTGTAATTCCTGGAATTGTGTCAATGTTTACATTTGCATCAAAAGTGGGTGTTAGTATTGCAGAAGGAGCAGAAAAAGTTGCCATTATCCCATCTTGTTATGATTTATCAAGTGTGAAAGAGATTGCAAAAAATTCTGAATCAATGATCTTTCTTAAAGACGGACGATATTTTGATCAAGTAATTGAAGTCTTAAAGGAATCAGGATTCCCAGATAATTCAATTTTTGCAATTGGGCAAGATCTTGGAACAGAAAATGAGATAATTCGAAAAATGACTTTGGGTGAAGTAAATGATTCATCTTTAACTACAAAATATTTTTCAATTTTGGTGGTCAAACGTGTCTGACGTATTTTTTGTTGGATGTGGTCCAGGTGATCCTGAACTCATTACTATTAAAGCTAAAAAATTAATTCAAAAAGCAGATGTTGTTGTATATTCAGGTTCTTTAATTCCGGAACCAATTTTGAAGTTGTGTAAAAAAGGAAAATTGTATGATGCAGCTAAATTAGTTAGAGAAGAAATTTTTGATCTGTTATACAAAAATGCAAAAAAAGACAAGCTTGTAGTTAGATTACATGATGGAGATCCTTCAATTTATGGTGCAATCAAAGAACAAATTGACAATCTAGAAAAAAAAGGAATCAAGTCAATTGTTGTTCCTGGTGTTACAGCATTTTTAGCTTCAGCCGCTGCGCTTGGAATGCAATTGACACTTCCTGGAGTTACTCAAACTATCATCGTTACAAGAGCAGAATCTAGAACCAAAGTTCCAAAACGAGAGAAAATTTCTGAG contains:
- the cobM gene encoding precorrin-4 C(11)-methyltransferase, yielding MSDVFFVGCGPGDPELITIKAKKLIQKADVVVYSGSLIPEPILKLCKKGKLYDAAKLVREEIFDLLYKNAKKDKLVVRLHDGDPSIYGAIKEQIDNLEKKGIKSIVVPGVTAFLASAAALGMQLTLPGVTQTIIVTRAESRTKVPKREKISELAKHKATLIFYLSIQLISNLVTEAVAGGYKKSTPVAVVYRASWKDQKIIKGTLGDIAKKIKDEKITRTAIVIISDVIDPKTYEYSKLYDKKFSHGYRKAKKKSD
- the cbiT gene encoding precorrin-6Y C5,15-methyltransferase (decarboxylating) subunit CbiT, coding for MWKFKTPGIPDEEFERIEKVPITKEEIRVVQISKARLKPGQIIYDIGCGSGSISIEAALQIESSGKVLAIDYDENAIELTKKNMKKFDVTNISLIHGNAKEAILKLEEADTIFIGGTGGDTKEIVELSENKLKSGGRIVVGIILIETLYSVLQALNRLQFESVDITQVTISKSRKTSTGTMMLARNPVTIISATKI
- the cobI gene encoding precorrin-2 C(20)-methyltransferase → MPGLIGIGVGPGDVDLLTVKAVKAIQNADIIMCPASKEDRPSIALAVVSPIIDKSKNQEIVKLIFPMTKDKDVLEATWKKNAKIMAETVLTGKNVVYLTVGDPFLYSTWIYMHKDLTENYPDMDISVIPGIVSMFTFASKVGVSIAEGAEKVAIIPSCYDLSSVKEIAKNSESMIFLKDGRYFDQVIEVLKESGFPDNSIFAIGQDLGTENEIIRKMTLGEVNDSSLTTKYFSILVVKRV
- the rqcH gene encoding ribosome rescue protein RqcH; this translates as MALSGIELRYLVDKISEQVQGYYISNIYGITKDSILFKLHHTEKSDLFMMISISGVWLTAVKIDQMEPNRLLKRLRNDLLRLKLKKIEQIGAERIAYFTFEGFGKEFVLVGEFFGDGNILLCNKDMKILALQHSIDVRHRKLRVGLEYTQPPSGSLDIFNIKESDFDELKTTDLVAAKWFGRTLGLPKKYVEAVFEIAKVDGKKIGNLLTNEEIQTIFETVKKIVSDVVSGNHDAVIIRNEKTEVLPVKLGKLEGEITPVNSFIEGLDTVFTENIITKGKSIQTSSSDKKIKELQTQISEQEKAIETVKERSKNITNVANSIFEMVSKGVLSIEDTTAQEILANNNAKLVNEKGISLIIVQDEKIKINTKSPLQSIASVLFNEAKKQSAAIPSIQSIKEKTEKKLEKFENKTESEKDLIVVSEIRKKNWYERYRWFFTTDGYLTVGGRDAASNSAVIRKHLAKNDKVFHGDIFGSPFFILKDADHAPDSSMNEIAHATVCFSRAWREGMYGVSAYWVHPDQIKKSAPSGEFLPKGSFTIEGQRNFIKSETLRLAVGIIKQDDDYILACGPPEPIKKYSILYAIIEPHGSEMVETAKKIRIEFSKLEEPIAKNIPIDDYVRTLPAGKSQIIKVEYGDAIPIPL